CGGAATATTGAGACGTATGTATTTGAGAACTTCTGCTCGCTCCACGTCGGGCTTCCTACCATTAAATTGGGTGACTTCATCTCCAACTTTAAACGGAAAGCTCGCCTCCGGCAGTTTTTTGCGATCAATATGGGCAATAAAAAAGCGCCCTTCGGCCGAGCGAATTTCCAAAGGCAGGGTAGACCGTTCCGTAGCATAAAAGTAAATGCCCACATGATAGTCCTGAACCGAACCGATGAGGTCCCGCAAGGCATCTTGAACCAGCGCCAAGTCCGCATCGGGTCCGGCCTGCTGAATTTTTGCCCGAGCACTGTCTGCCGCAATTTTCAAATCCCAGCCAATGTGCTTGGCTTTCCAGTCCCGAGGGGCATAGCGGTCTTCAAAGACGTTCTCAATGAAATCAATCGTTTCCATGGCGCGATCTGAATAAAAGCCAGATGCCGAAGCAGTAGCCATCACCAACCCAGCCGCTACGCCCCAAAAAATGCGAGACAATTTCTCAGTATTAATAACCATCGTTCACTCCCCCTCTGTATAAGGTCACAGTTTTAATTCCCTGTGGTTGATTCGGTCAAGTCAGGAGGAGGTAAAGACGTTAATAAAAAGAGGGGGCACAAAATCCTTTTCGTGCCCCCACTTCCGGAAAACAAATTTTAGTAACGAATCTTAGTGCATCGTGCCCGTCGCTGGCAGAAGACCTTCGATTCCGGCAGCCTTATTGACCGCCTTATAGGCATCGACCAAACCCGCCCCAAACTGATTTTCGTTGTTGGGTGTCAGAGCCGTTGCCGTCGACTTTAGAATGTCCCGAACCTGCTCCGCGGTCAGCTGCTTGTTCACTGCCTTAACGAGAGCCGCCACACCCGACATATGAGGAGTCGCCATAGAGGTTCCCTGCATCTTTTCAAAATCACTGGTGCGTGAGTGAACTGTGCCCGACAGGTTCGTCTTGGTCATCATCTCTTCACCCACATCTTGGGCGATGAAAGCTACAGGAATGTTCACTGTCACGCCTTCTCCCAGAGTGGCCGAAAGAATGCCTGGCTCATTGTTAAAAAGAATCACGCCGACGGCACCCGCTGCGATGGAGTTTTTGACCTTGTCGCCAAAGGCGATTTCACCACGACGAACGAGAGCAATTTTGCCACGCACATCAATACTGGGAAAATCTTCGGGTTTACCAAGGCCCGCGAACACTACACTTTGTGTGACAGGAGCTGCCGTCACCGCAGATCCATTTACTGGGAGACTTTCAACCTGAATGGGACCATTGCCATCATTTAGGTCAAATGCCACATCGGTAGCCTTGCCAGTTCCCTGAGGGACGCTGGACATGACGTTCACACCTGGAGCAACGATGTCCAACTCAGGTCCCCACTGGGAGAATCCTGCCTTTGCAATATTCTCGTCAACGGCACCCACGGCAATTGTGCTGGGATAGGCAGCTGGGAAAGAAACCCGATTGACGCCGTCGTTTCCAGAGGCTGCAACCACTACAATTCCTTTGTTCGCAGCAGCCTGATAGGCCTTGCGAGCTGCATCGGATGGGAAAGGTCCACCCAAAGAAAGATTCATCACATCAACTTTCTCCTGAATTCCCCAGTTCACACCACCAATGATGGCTGTAGAAGGGCAGCCCTGAGTCGAACACACTCGGGCCGACAAAATCTTTGCCTCAGGAGCAACTCCAACAAGTCCAGTGACGGCTCCGTCCGCCGCAATAGTCCCGGCCACGTGAGTTCCATGGCTGATGTTGTCGAAGTAATCGTAGGGCGCGTTTGGCATATCAACGCCGGCAAAGTTGCGACCCTTTTCAAAGCGGCTGGCCAGATTCGGATGATCCCGATCAATTCCCGTATCGAGAACCATCACGCGAACCCCCCGTCCCCGATTGGAAGTTGGCCAAGCTTCAGGAGCTCGCACCGCTTCAATTCCCCATGGCATTCCAATACTCTCTTTAACTGGCGAGCCACCGGTTGCCAACGGCAACGGCTTTGGAGCCGGGATGATCATCTCTTCTTCGATGTCGGCAATTCCATACTGACCTTTAAGCTCTTCCAATGCCCGAGGTGAATCG
This is a stretch of genomic DNA from Pseudobdellovibrionaceae bacterium. It encodes these proteins:
- a CDS encoding S8 family serine peptidase — encoded protein: MVSRTYSSLIKGLAVLAISLGFASGAWATKYIVTIDSPLTFQLFKRAHMGSPIRSEAFQMLSNSGAKVEDLFDQVQMIVVEADSPRALEELKGQYGIADIEEEMIIPAPKPLPLATGGSPVKESIGMPWGIEAVRAPEAWPTSNRGRGVRVMVLDTGIDRDHPNLASRFEKGRNFAGVDMPNAPYDYFDNISHGTHVAGTIAADGAVTGLVGVAPEAKILSARVCSTQGCPSTAIIGGVNWGIQEKVDVMNLSLGGPFPSDAARKAYQAAANKGIVVVAASGNDGVNRVSFPAAYPSTIAVGAVDENIAKAGFSQWGPELDIVAPGVNVMSSVPQGTGKATDVAFDLNDGNGPIQVESLPVNGSAVTAAPVTQSVVFAGLGKPEDFPSIDVRGKIALVRRGEIAFGDKVKNSIAAGAVGVILFNNEPGILSATLGEGVTVNIPVAFIAQDVGEEMMTKTNLSGTVHSRTSDFEKMQGTSMATPHMSGVAALVKAVNKQLTAEQVRDILKSTATALTPNNENQFGAGLVDAYKAVNKAAGIEGLLPATGTMH